A single Lolium perenne isolate Kyuss_39 chromosome 6, Kyuss_2.0, whole genome shotgun sequence DNA region contains:
- the LOC127325737 gene encoding phytosulfokine receptor 1: MGHVLIQSATRWPSCFLLWLSVQLLFLSPVYPLNQSSCSPGDYRALEGFLQGLTGGISSWTLSNTSSEVANCCAWLGVACDSGGRVIGLDLHGRKLKGELALSLTQLDHLQWLNLSNNNLHGAIPAPLVQLHRLQRLDVSDNELSGAFPVNMSLPMIEVFNISFNTFSGTHPTLHGSPQLTVFDAGFNMFTGRIDSSICESSAVIRVIRFMSNLFAGEFPAGFGNCTKLEELYVELNSISGSLPDDLFKLQLLKNLSLQENQLTDRMSPWFGNMSSLAQLDISFNSLSGHLPNIFGRLGKLEYFSAQSNSFKGPLPSSLSRSPSLKMLYLRNNSLGGKINFNCSEMTQLISLDLGANKFTGTIDSLSECQHLRSLNLGTNNLSGEIPADFRKLQFLSYISLSNNSFTNVSSALSVLQDCRSLTSLVLTKNFRDRKALPMTGINGFRNIQVFVIANSHLSGEIPPWLAKFTDLKVLDLSWNQLSGNIPAWIGDLEFLFYVDLSNNSLIGEIPDSLSSMKGLVTYNSSQQSTETDYFPFFIKKNKTGKGLQYNQVSSFPPSLVLSHNKLTGHILPGFGNLKNLHVLDLSNNNISGIIPDELSGMASLESLDLSHNNLTGSIPSSLTMLNFLSSFSVAYNNLMGTIPSRGQFSTFTSSDYEGNPNLCGIRFGLSQCNSSHAPIMSATGNGKNKGLMLGIVIGTALGAALVLSVAVVLVFRRSFRRHDHTVKAVADTNGALELAPASLVLLFQNKDDDKALTISDILKSTNNFDQAKIIGCGGFGLVYKGTLPDGAKIAIKRLSGDFGQMEREFKAEVETLSKARHPNLVLLQGYCRNGSDRLLIYSYMENGSLDHWLHEKPDGPSRLTWQRRLQIAKGAARGLAYLHLLCEPHILHRDIKSSNILLDENFEAQLADFGLARLICPYDTHVTTDLVGTLGYIPPEYGHCSIATFKGDVYSFGIVLLELLTGKRPVDMCKRKGARELVSWVVHMKEEHREAEVLDRAMYDKKFEIQMMKMIDIACLCISDSPKLRPLTHELVLWLDNICDSSEATK, from the coding sequence ATGGGGCATGtcttgatccaaagcgccaccagATGGCCAAGCTGCTTCCTCCTATGGCTGTCCGTGCAGCTTCTCTTCCTGTCTCCCGTCTACCCACTCAACCAAAGCTCCTGCAGCCCCGGTGATTACCGTGCGCTGGAAGGCTTCTTGCAAGGTCTCACCGGAGGCATCAGCAGCTGGACGCTCTCAAACACGTCCTCGGAAGTGGCTAACTGCTGCGCGTGGTTGGGTGTGGCATGCGACTCCGGTGGCAGGGTCATCGGGCTGGACCTCCACGGCAGGAAACTGAAGGGCGAGCTGGCGCTCTCGCTCACACAGCTGGACCATCTCCAGTGGCTCAACCTCTCCAACAACAACCTCCACGGTGCCATCCCGGCCCCCCTTGTTCAGCTCCACAGGCTGCAGCGGCTCGACGTCAGCGACAATGAGCTCTCTGGAGCATTCCCAGTCAACATGTCGCTCCCGATGATTGAGGTCTTCAACATATCCTTCAACACGTTCAGCGGCACCCATCCCACGCTCCATGGTTCACCGCAGCTCACGGTGTTCGACGCAGGGTTCAATATGTTTACTGGAAGAATTGATTCAAGCATCTGTGAGTCGTCCGCAGTGATCCGTGTGATCCGGTTCATGTCGAATCTCTTTGCGGGGGAATTTCCAGCTGGCTTTGGAAACTGCACGAAGCTCGAGGAGCTATATGTGGAGCTCAACAGCATCTCCGGGAGCTTGCCAGACGACCTATTCAAGCTGCAACTTCTGAAGAACTTGTCTCTGCAGGAGAATCAGCTCACTGATAGGATGAGCCCATGGTTTGGCAATATGTCCAGCCTTGCTCAACTGGACATTTCTTTCAACTCGCTCTCTGGACACCTTCCAAATATTTTTGGTAGGCTTGGCAAGTTAGAGTACTTCTCTGCGCAATCCAACTCCTTCAAGGGCCCATTGCCTTCCTCACTGTCTCGGTCACCATCATTGAAGATGTTGTACTTGAGGAACAATTCACTCGGTGGAAAGATCAATTTCAATTGCTCGGAGATGACACAGCTGATCTCACTTGACCTTGGGGCAAACAAGTTCACTGGCACAATTGATAGCTTGTCAGAGTGCCAACATCTCAGAAGCCTAAATCTTGGCACAAACAACCTCAGTGGCGAGATCCCAGCTGATTTCAGAAAGCTTCAGTTTTTGTCCTACATCTCACTTTCGAACAATAGCTTCACAAATGTTTCCTCGGCATTATCTGTGCTTCAAGACTGTCGAAGTCTAACAAGCCTTGTGTTGACAAAGAACTTCCGTGATAGGAAGGCCTTGCCGATGACTGGAATAAATGGCTTCCGTAACATCCAAGTGTTTGTCATTGCTAATAGCCATCTTTCAGGAGAAATACCACCATGGCTCGCTaaattcacggatttgaaggtgcTAGATTTATCATGGAATCAACTGTCTGGGAATATTCCTGCATGGATTGGTGATCTTGAGTTTCTGTTCTATGTGGATCTTTCTAACAATTCACTTATTGGAGAAATACCGGACAGTTTGTCGAGCATGAAGGGCCTTGTTACATACAACAGCTCACAGCAATCCACGGAGACTGattattttcctttcttcattAAAAAGAACAAGACAGGCAAAGGGTTGCAGTACAATCAGGTTAGCAGCTTCCCGCCCTCTCTAGTTCTCAGCCATAACAAGCTCACTGGTCACATATTGCCGGGCTTTGGAAACCTCAAGAACCTGCATGTCTTGGACCTCAGTAACAACAATATTTCTGGTATCATTCCTGATGAGCTATCAGGCATGGCTAGTTTGGAATCCTTGGACTTGTCGCATAACAATCTTACTGGAAGCATACCCTCTTCATTAACGATGCTGAATTTTCTATCAAGCTTCAGTGTGGCATACAATAATCTGATGGGCACAATTCCGTCAAGAGGCCAATTCTCAACATTTACAAGTTCTGATTACGAGGGGAACCCCAATCTCTGTGGCATCCGCTTTGGCTTATCTCAATGCAATTCCAGCCATGCTCCCATAATGTCTGCAACTGGAAATGGAAAGAACAAGGGTCTCATGTTAGGAATAGTAATTGGTACTGCACTTGGAGCAGCATTGGTTTTGTCTGTTGCTGTTGTACTTGTGTTCAGGAGAAGCTTCAGAAGGCATGATCATACAGTAAAGGCTGTTGCAGATACAAATGGAGCCCTGGAGTTGGCACCAGCCTCACTGGTACTTCTGTTTCAGAACAAGGATGATGACAAGGCATTGACTATCAGTGATATCTTGAAATCTACAAACAACTTTGATCAGGCTAAAATCATTGGTTGTGGTGGCTTTGGTCTAGTGTACAAGGGAACACTACCAGATGGAGCAAAAATTGCCATCAAAAGACTATCGGGTGATTTTGGCCAGATGGAACGGGAGTTCAAAGCAGAGGTGGAGACTTTATCAAAAGCTAGGCATCCTAATCTTGTGCTTCTACAAGGTTACTGCAGGAATGGCAGTGACAGGCTCCTGATCTACTCTTACATGGAGAATGGCAGCCTAGACCATTGGCTTCATGAAAAGCCTGATGGCCCATCTAGATTAACCTGGCAAAGAAGGCTTCAGATAGCCAAAGGAGCAGCACGAGGTTTGGCATATCTGCACTTGTTGTGCgaaccccatatactacaccgtgATATCAAGTCAAGCAACATTCTTCTGGATGAGAATTTTGAAGCTCAGTTGGCTGATTTTGGGCTTGCTCGGCTAATTTGTCCCTATGATACTCATGTGACAACTGACCTAGTAGGCACACTAGGTTACATCCCCCCAGAGTATGGCCACTGTTCAATAGCCACTTTTAAAGGTGACGTGTATAGTTTTGGCattgttcttctggagttattaaCAGGAAAAAGGCCTGTTGATATGTGCAAGCGGAAGGGAGCTAGGGAATTGGTCTCATGGGTCGTACACATGAAAGAAGAACACCGTGAAGCAGAAGTACTGGACCGTGCAATGTATGACAAGAAATTTGAGATTCAAATGATGAAGATGATTGATATCGCATGTTTGTGCATCAGTGACTCACCTAAACTGAGACCATTAACCCATGAATTAGTTCTATGGCTTGACAACATTTGTGATAGCAGTGAAGCAACAAAGTGA